A genomic segment from Gilvibacter sp. SZ-19 encodes:
- a CDS encoding vanadium-dependent haloperoxidase, producing MKYAAMIKPIKRAAASSLLLLSLFACKEAEPLAVSANDFQASVEKVTQVMVHDIFSPPVASRIYAYPNIAAYEIMAQRDSQYNSLAGQLPGLTPIPALRDEQVNAGVAALVAHMEVSKSLIFSEDMMQSYADSIYARWKEINPQQFEASKNYGLAVANHIKAWLDGDNYKQTRTMPKFTVDIDDPARWQPTPPAYMEGIEPHWNKIRPMVLDSAAQFKPISHPAFSLEPDSDFYKELKEVYDISEKITAAGDKSEEVEIAQFWDCNPYVSVTRGHLMFATKKITPGAHWMGITKIACKQAEADLNKTIYAYTKTAIALFDGFINCWAEKYRSNLVRPETLINKHIDENWEPILQTPPFPEYTSGHSVISNAAATVLTDIFGDDFAFLDDTELPYGLPVRSFESFDAAAREAAISRMYGGIHYRAAVENGIDQGQQVGNLVIEKLNMINE from the coding sequence ATGAAATACGCAGCTATGATAAAACCAATTAAACGCGCAGCTGCTAGCAGTTTGTTACTGCTGAGCTTATTTGCCTGTAAAGAGGCAGAACCTTTAGCTGTTTCCGCTAATGATTTTCAGGCTTCGGTAGAGAAGGTGACCCAAGTTATGGTACACGATATTTTCTCTCCACCGGTTGCCAGTAGAATCTATGCTTATCCTAATATTGCCGCTTATGAGATCATGGCGCAGCGTGATTCTCAATACAATTCTCTTGCTGGGCAATTGCCTGGGCTAACGCCTATTCCTGCACTGAGGGATGAGCAGGTCAATGCTGGTGTAGCCGCATTGGTTGCTCATATGGAAGTGAGTAAGTCACTTATCTTTTCAGAAGATATGATGCAGTCATATGCAGATAGTATATACGCCCGTTGGAAAGAGATCAATCCGCAGCAATTCGAAGCCTCTAAAAACTATGGCTTGGCCGTGGCCAATCATATCAAAGCATGGTTAGACGGAGACAACTATAAGCAAACCCGTACCATGCCAAAGTTTACGGTAGATATTGATGATCCGGCGCGTTGGCAACCTACTCCTCCTGCTTATATGGAGGGAATAGAGCCGCATTGGAACAAGATCCGACCTATGGTGTTGGACTCTGCTGCACAGTTCAAGCCTATCAGTCACCCAGCGTTTTCGTTAGAACCAGACAGTGATTTTTACAAAGAGCTGAAAGAGGTTTACGACATAAGCGAAAAGATCACTGCAGCTGGAGATAAATCCGAAGAGGTAGAGATCGCACAATTTTGGGATTGTAACCCTTATGTTTCGGTTACTCGTGGACACTTGATGTTTGCCACCAAAAAGATCACTCCTGGCGCTCACTGGATGGGTATCACTAAGATTGCCTGTAAGCAAGCCGAGGCCGATCTGAACAAGACCATTTACGCCTACACTAAAACGGCTATCGCTTTGTTTGATGGATTTATCAATTGTTGGGCCGAGAAGTACAGATCTAATCTAGTGCGTCCGGAAACACTCATAAACAAACATATCGACGAGAACTGGGAGCCGATTTTACAGACGCCTCCCTTTCCTGAGTATACCAGCGGTCACTCCGTGATCTCTAATGCTGCTGCAACAGTGCTTACTGATATCTTTGGAGACGACTTTGCCTTTTTGGACGACACAGAGTTGCCGTATGGCCTCCCGGTGCGTTCTTTCGAATCTTTTGATGCTGCAGCCAGAGAAGCCGCTATTAGCCGTATGTATGGTGGAATTCACTACCGTGCCGCTGTTGAGAATGGGATAGATCAGGGCCAGCAGGTAGGTAATCTTGTAATTGAAAAACTAAACATGATCAATGAATAA
- a CDS encoding alpha,alpha-trehalase, translating to MEFRLDIAATLEALLAQEDTDGDKKITINDKGPKAFKLSNTAGEAYMLKGTYFLSNLLQELVIAQREGASQTVIPLSKLEEPPADRVSRMIRDYFWDGLTRSLDADGIAALISDTKNEFLAEQALKVYVPFGDKTALEYYKALEAAHPVEVVQLPEDITPEYVASLNEQPGILALRLYKQEDTLRGAPFVVPGGRFNEMYGWDSYFESIGLHIDGKTHLALSMADNFQYQIQHYGKILNANRSYYLTRTQPPFYSSQIREVFEKTGDVQWLASHLATAITEYETVWMVPGKRLTAIGLNRFLAEGIGITPEAESGHYDSVIGPHAQQAGISIQEYIDQYASGTIKNKALDTYFVHDRTVRESGHDTSYRLEGRCADLVLVELNAFLYKYETDFAYLIKEVFDDHFVLGDKVYHSGQFTRAAAKRKELVDRYLWNEPAGTYLDYDININEQVAFNSATALTPLWCGMASQQQAQALIENLLPKLMEQGGIASCDAASRGAIGPERPQRQWDYPNGWAPHQMMIWKGLQAYGFHKELQEAVYRWLYMIVRNAADYNGTIPEKYDVVKATHLVFAEYGNVGTEFEYITTEGFGWMNASYQYGLTFLNDQLREELNQLTPPEQLF from the coding sequence ATGGAGTTCAGACTAGACATAGCTGCAACACTAGAAGCGCTCTTGGCCCAAGAAGACACCGATGGAGACAAAAAGATCACTATCAACGATAAGGGACCTAAGGCGTTTAAACTAAGCAATACAGCTGGCGAGGCCTATATGCTTAAAGGAACATATTTCCTGTCCAATCTTTTGCAGGAACTGGTTATTGCCCAACGAGAAGGGGCTAGCCAGACAGTGATTCCATTGAGCAAATTAGAAGAGCCTCCTGCCGATAGGGTTTCGCGTATGATCCGAGATTACTTTTGGGACGGTCTTACCCGCAGCCTAGATGCCGATGGGATCGCCGCTTTGATCTCCGATACTAAGAATGAGTTTTTGGCGGAACAAGCCCTAAAGGTCTATGTGCCCTTTGGAGATAAGACCGCTTTAGAGTACTATAAAGCGCTTGAGGCAGCTCATCCTGTTGAGGTGGTACAATTGCCAGAAGATATTACTCCAGAATATGTAGCTAGCTTGAATGAGCAACCCGGAATTCTCGCTTTGCGGCTTTACAAGCAAGAAGATACATTGCGAGGTGCGCCTTTTGTTGTTCCCGGTGGACGTTTTAACGAAATGTATGGCTGGGATTCCTATTTTGAGAGCATAGGTTTACATATTGACGGTAAGACGCATTTGGCGCTCTCTATGGCCGATAATTTTCAATACCAGATTCAGCATTACGGTAAGATCTTGAATGCAAACAGGTCTTACTACCTCACCCGAACACAACCACCTTTCTATTCGAGTCAGATCCGAGAAGTATTTGAGAAGACTGGGGACGTCCAATGGCTGGCTTCCCATTTGGCCACGGCTATCACAGAATACGAAACTGTTTGGATGGTTCCGGGTAAACGTCTAACAGCTATCGGGCTTAACCGATTCTTAGCAGAAGGCATTGGAATCACTCCAGAGGCAGAATCCGGTCATTACGATTCTGTGATTGGTCCGCACGCCCAGCAGGCTGGCATCAGCATACAAGAATACATCGACCAGTACGCTAGTGGCACTATAAAGAATAAGGCTTTGGATACCTATTTTGTTCATGACAGAACGGTACGCGAGTCTGGCCACGATACTTCATACCGTCTGGAAGGACGTTGTGCAGATCTGGTCTTGGTAGAACTCAATGCCTTTCTCTATAAATACGAAACCGATTTTGCCTATTTGATAAAAGAGGTTTTTGACGATCATTTCGTTCTTGGCGATAAGGTGTATCACAGCGGGCAATTCACAAGAGCTGCTGCAAAGAGAAAAGAATTGGTAGACCGTTATTTATGGAATGAGCCGGCAGGTACTTATTTAGATTACGACATCAACATCAATGAACAAGTAGCTTTTAATTCTGCAACCGCATTAACGCCACTTTGGTGTGGAATGGCTTCCCAGCAGCAAGCACAGGCTTTAATAGAAAATCTGCTACCAAAACTCATGGAGCAAGGAGGAATTGCTTCTTGTGATGCAGCAAGTAGAGGAGCTATCGGGCCAGAGCGACCGCAGCGTCAATGGGATTACCCTAACGGTTGGGCTCCGCATCAGATGATGATCTGGAAAGGTTTACAAGCCTATGGTTTTCACAAGGAATTGCAGGAGGCCGTTTACCGATGGCTTTATATGATAGTGCGAAATGCTGCGGACTACAACGGTACTATTCCGGAGAAATACGACGTGGTAAAGGCCACGCATCTGGTCTTTGCAGAATACGGCAATGTAGGAACCGAATTTGAATATATTACCACAGAGGGCTTTGGGTGGATGAACGCCTCCTACCAATATGGCCTTACTTTTTTAAACGATCAATTACGGGAGGAACTAAACCAACTCACGCCTCCAGAACAACTGTTTTAA
- a CDS encoding glycoside hydrolase 100 family protein, with translation MLAGQQRIAHQLLTDLATLNGFLASTLDEDNYKRIWSRDSMVCGLASLITKDAKHLEAFKASLLTLAEHQSEAGMIPSNIDPRSGEVSFGSLAGRIDAHTWFVLGACLYYKHTGDETTWKVLEPKVLKTRAYLVNLEFNNKGWIYTPLSGNWADEYPVHGYTLYDNLLRMFAEKALSDLGLDIGFDIDRKTQLNFWPEASNSNKAYHKAGFKDALDKGVENFAAFLLPGYYDLRFDAGGNALALLYWRLSAAQKDALRKKVSSFKSETGAALIPAFWPVITEDSYDWNLLKTNYSYSFKNHPGDFHNGGVWPVWMGLFTLGLAAQGQTDLVEQLVTAFETEIATKPNWAYQEYFNPISKTLGGKTQMGYSASGVIFMQEALRMVKAEQSSTLFD, from the coding sequence ATGTTAGCAGGGCAGCAAAGAATAGCACACCAACTCCTGACCGATCTGGCTACTCTCAACGGATTTTTGGCCAGTACCCTAGACGAGGACAACTACAAGCGTATTTGGTCCAGAGATTCTATGGTCTGTGGTCTGGCGTCTTTGATAACCAAAGATGCTAAGCATTTAGAAGCTTTCAAAGCCTCCTTGCTCACCCTAGCCGAACATCAATCCGAAGCGGGTATGATCCCATCTAATATTGATCCTCGCAGCGGAGAAGTGTCATTTGGGTCATTGGCCGGACGTATTGATGCCCATACTTGGTTTGTTCTGGGAGCTTGTCTCTATTACAAACACACTGGGGACGAAACCACTTGGAAAGTGCTAGAGCCTAAAGTGCTTAAAACTCGTGCGTATTTGGTCAACTTAGAGTTCAATAATAAAGGATGGATCTACACGCCCTTAAGTGGCAATTGGGCAGATGAATATCCTGTTCACGGCTATACACTTTACGATAATTTACTGCGGATGTTTGCCGAGAAGGCACTTTCAGATCTGGGCCTCGATATTGGGTTCGATATAGATCGTAAAACGCAGCTCAATTTTTGGCCAGAAGCCTCTAATTCAAATAAGGCTTACCACAAGGCGGGTTTTAAAGATGCTTTAGATAAAGGGGTAGAAAATTTCGCCGCCTTTCTTCTGCCGGGTTATTACGACCTGCGCTTTGACGCTGGCGGAAATGCCTTAGCCTTGTTGTATTGGCGCTTAAGCGCTGCACAAAAAGATGCATTGCGTAAAAAGGTCTCTTCTTTTAAAAGTGAAACAGGCGCAGCCTTGATACCCGCGTTTTGGCCTGTCATTACCGAGGACTCCTACGATTGGAATCTGCTCAAAACAAACTATTCCTACAGCTTTAAGAATCATCCGGGTGATTTTCACAACGGAGGAGTATGGCCCGTATGGATGGGACTTTTTACCCTCGGCTTAGCAGCACAAGGACAGACCGACTTAGTCGAGCAGCTCGTAACTGCCTTTGAAACCGAAATAGCTACCAAACCTAACTGGGCTTATCAAGAGTATTTCAACCCTATTAGCAAGACTTTAGGAGGTAAGACACAAATGGGATACAGCGCCTCCGGAGTGATCTTTATGCAAGAAGCGCTACGAATGGTAAAGGCTGAGCAAAGCAGTACCCTCTTCGATTAA
- a CDS encoding glycoside hydrolase family 97 protein — protein MKSTMRLLVMIFAVAIVSISCSETELQSSVSSPDGNLVVNTGLNAAGTPVYAVTFKGKTIVDTSAVGFEFKDMEYLGRNMTLTGASSSTMDETWEMPWGEQRLVQNTYNELKLDYSEQGDAARKFSIVIRVYDDGLGFRFEFPEQEHMKEVLLLDENTEFALTGDHKVWWLPGDWDIYEQLYTNSKFSEIDAISMRDHPALVATYIPENAVNTPVTMKTDSGLYLSFHEADLTNYSGMTLKVDTQTYKMTSELVGSERLGGKAKLTVPFNTPWRTLQVGESAGDLIESNLIVNLNEPNEIGDVSYFTPMKYVGIWWEMHIGKSTWDMEGSQDMNTYIEGAKNSSRHGATTENAMRYIDFAAANGIKGLLVEGWNTGWDQWINTTDREGVFDFMTPYPDYDFDAVMAYAKEKGVEVIMHHETSAAPRTYEKQMEVAYNFMKENGMNSVKTGYVGKIIPEGEYHHGQWMVNHYHKVLTEAAKKKIAINAHEPIKATGKRRTYPNAISREGLRGQEFNAWSPDGGNPPSHLPTVAFTRMLSGPIDFTPGVFNIKFDEYKTSNQVNTTLAQQLALYVVIYSPIQMVADLPEHYMVNGEIHPAFQFIRDVAVDWEQSIVLDGEVGDFVVIARQEKGSENWFVGGITGETVRAQEVSFDFLPEGKTYTATIYKDGEGAHWNDNPTAYAIETMEVTKDTKVTIAMAAGGGFAISLMAN, from the coding sequence ATGAAAAGTACTATGCGCTTGTTAGTCATGATATTTGCCGTGGCAATTGTTAGCATTTCTTGTTCTGAAACCGAGTTGCAAAGCAGTGTGAGTTCTCCGGATGGTAATCTGGTAGTTAACACTGGATTAAACGCGGCCGGGACCCCAGTGTATGCTGTGACTTTTAAAGGGAAAACTATAGTAGATACCTCTGCTGTTGGGTTCGAATTTAAAGACATGGAGTATCTAGGCAGGAACATGACCCTCACCGGAGCGAGTAGTAGTACAATGGACGAAACCTGGGAAATGCCCTGGGGCGAACAGCGTTTGGTACAAAACACCTATAATGAGCTTAAACTGGACTACAGTGAACAAGGAGATGCTGCCAGAAAGTTTTCTATCGTGATTAGAGTTTATGACGACGGTCTGGGATTCCGATTTGAGTTCCCGGAACAAGAGCATATGAAGGAGGTGCTATTACTAGATGAAAACACAGAGTTTGCCCTTACGGGAGATCACAAGGTTTGGTGGTTACCCGGAGACTGGGACATATATGAGCAGTTATATACCAATTCAAAATTCAGTGAGATCGACGCCATTAGCATGCGCGACCATCCGGCACTTGTCGCCACTTATATTCCGGAGAATGCTGTGAACACTCCAGTGACCATGAAGACAGACAGCGGATTGTATTTGAGCTTTCACGAGGCCGATCTGACCAACTATTCGGGCATGACCTTAAAGGTCGATACCCAGACCTATAAAATGACTTCTGAATTGGTAGGTTCTGAGCGTTTAGGTGGCAAGGCCAAATTAACGGTGCCTTTCAATACGCCGTGGCGAACGCTGCAGGTGGGAGAATCCGCAGGAGACCTCATTGAATCCAATCTTATCGTAAATCTGAACGAACCCAACGAAATTGGCGATGTAAGCTATTTTACGCCTATGAAATATGTAGGGATCTGGTGGGAGATGCATATTGGTAAATCCACCTGGGACATGGAAGGTAGCCAAGACATGAACACCTATATCGAAGGTGCTAAAAATTCATCTAGACACGGAGCTACCACAGAAAACGCCATGCGTTATATAGACTTTGCCGCCGCCAATGGTATTAAAGGACTTTTGGTAGAGGGCTGGAACACGGGCTGGGACCAATGGATCAATACCACAGACAGAGAAGGAGTGTTTGACTTTATGACCCCTTATCCGGATTACGATTTTGACGCCGTAATGGCCTATGCAAAAGAAAAGGGAGTGGAAGTGATCATGCATCACGAGACCTCTGCAGCTCCGCGCACCTACGAAAAGCAAATGGAAGTGGCTTATAACTTTATGAAAGAGAATGGCATGAACTCGGTAAAGACGGGATACGTGGGTAAGATCATTCCAGAAGGCGAATACCACCACGGCCAGTGGATGGTGAATCACTACCACAAGGTCTTGACCGAAGCAGCCAAAAAGAAGATTGCTATCAATGCGCATGAACCCATTAAGGCTACTGGGAAGCGCAGAACATATCCGAACGCAATTTCCAGAGAAGGATTGCGCGGCCAAGAATTCAACGCTTGGTCACCTGATGGAGGCAACCCTCCGAGTCATTTGCCTACAGTCGCTTTTACCCGGATGCTTTCCGGACCAATTGACTTTACCCCTGGGGTTTTCAATATTAAATTCGACGAGTACAAGACTTCTAATCAGGTAAACACCACCTTGGCGCAACAATTAGCGCTTTATGTTGTGATCTATAGCCCGATCCAAATGGTTGCAGACCTGCCAGAACACTATATGGTCAATGGCGAGATACACCCGGCTTTCCAATTTATTCGCGATGTGGCTGTAGATTGGGAACAGTCTATCGTTTTGGATGGAGAAGTGGGCGATTTTGTTGTAATCGCCAGACAAGAAAAAGGCAGTGAGAATTGGTTTGTCGGTGGAATCACAGGCGAGACTGTCCGAGCTCAAGAAGTTAGTTTTGATTTCTTGCCAGAAGGAAAGACCTATACAGCGACCATTTACAAAGATGGTGAGGGTGCTCATTGGAACGACAACCCCACAGCTTACGCTATAGAGACCATGGAGGTAACTAAAGATACCAAAGTGACCATTGCTATGGCTGCTGGAGGAGGATTCGCGATTAGCCTTATGGCCAACTAA
- a CDS encoding GyrI-like domain-containing protein, giving the protein MNKSGLWTVLALALVLLLSWHFLIKPYNYRISFETKDPAGLVYSNLGAWMAVKGDADSSAVELISRVPYSSYLQRVQLKDSLFEYRWEIEPTSDSTTKVTAYITDLNNKWIQNFYAPVYKTDFVKRSIRTVEDLAKEWVDYRERYRVGPVMQAEVSGRYCAYVSVRTTAKQKARTMLGNIADVMGYINSNNLELQGDPFLQVTQWDQKTDSIAFDFCFPIKASDSLPPSEVVKFKEVQAFSGIKTIFNGNYSISDKSWYWLLRHAENNNIEVDPLPFEVYKNDPHMGGDALQWEAEVYLPIKNQ; this is encoded by the coding sequence ATGAATAAAAGTGGACTTTGGACGGTATTGGCGCTTGCTTTAGTGCTGCTTTTGTCCTGGCACTTTTTGATCAAGCCCTACAATTACCGCATCAGTTTTGAAACCAAGGACCCGGCAGGATTGGTATATAGCAATCTTGGGGCTTGGATGGCCGTTAAAGGCGATGCAGACAGCTCGGCTGTAGAACTAATATCAAGGGTACCGTATTCGAGCTATCTACAACGAGTACAACTCAAAGATTCCCTGTTTGAGTATCGATGGGAAATAGAACCGACATCAGATAGTACTACCAAGGTAACCGCCTACATTACCGATCTGAACAATAAGTGGATCCAGAATTTCTATGCGCCTGTATACAAAACTGATTTTGTAAAACGCAGTATCCGCACAGTAGAAGATCTGGCCAAGGAGTGGGTTGATTATCGGGAGCGCTATCGGGTAGGTCCGGTAATGCAAGCTGAGGTAAGTGGCCGCTATTGTGCTTATGTCTCAGTGCGAACCACGGCAAAACAAAAAGCCCGAACCATGTTGGGCAATATTGCCGATGTCATGGGATACATCAACTCCAACAATTTGGAATTGCAAGGCGATCCTTTCTTGCAAGTCACGCAGTGGGACCAAAAGACAGACAGCATAGCTTTCGACTTTTGTTTCCCCATAAAGGCCTCAGACAGTTTGCCGCCATCCGAAGTAGTTAAGTTCAAAGAGGTTCAGGCTTTTAGCGGAATAAAGACTATTTTTAATGGGAATTACAGCATCTCTGACAAATCTTGGTATTGGTTGTTAAGACATGCTGAGAATAACAATATCGAGGTGGATCCCTTGCCTTTTGAGGTGTACAAGAACGACCCACATATGGGAGGAGACGCACTCCAATGGGAAGCAGAAGTTTATCTGCCTATCAAAAATCAATAA
- a CDS encoding MFS transporter yields MSIISKIPKPQLSFWQIWNMNVGFFGIQFSFGLQQSAVNPIFEFLGAHHEELPLLNLAGPVTGLLIQPIIGAISDKTWSPKWGRRKPFFLIGAILASLCLFAFPFSPELWFAVGLLWLLDAANNTAMEPYRAFVGDKLPEKQYTFGYQMQSLFVGAGITIANFSLFLFQDWFGGGAEAAASGSSIPTWVYYSFFLGAFASIATVLWSVWKTPEIPPTDEELAEIREFNEGKPHPLIQVISALVVVLSVPVLLGLGIAYFWPYLNENYNLLVIIMLVIALFWLSFLYRLIKNNPDNKSIKKFGDLLVPLMETSEAIKDMPKFMWKLSAVYFFQWYALFIYWQFISPMLKASLPGLTADEALAQVGLMNGTYNFVTMIVALALVPFAKKFGSKKVYVISLFFTGLAMLALPYIKNEYVLLLPMILFGIGWAAMMGIPYAMVSKVIPADRRGVYMGIVNMMIVIPMLIQTVSFGPLIEFALGNSAINAILFAGVFFIIAGVLAMRLKVQQD; encoded by the coding sequence ATGAGTATCATTTCTAAGATTCCGAAGCCGCAACTATCTTTTTGGCAGATCTGGAACATGAATGTAGGATTCTTTGGGATCCAGTTTAGCTTTGGATTACAGCAAAGTGCGGTTAATCCGATCTTTGAATTCCTAGGCGCGCATCACGAAGAACTTCCACTACTCAACTTGGCGGGTCCAGTAACGGGTTTATTGATCCAACCAATTATTGGAGCGATATCTGACAAGACCTGGTCGCCAAAATGGGGTCGAAGAAAACCTTTCTTCCTCATAGGAGCCATCTTGGCCAGTTTGTGTTTGTTTGCGTTCCCGTTTAGTCCGGAACTATGGTTCGCCGTAGGATTACTTTGGCTCTTAGACGCGGCAAACAATACTGCCATGGAACCCTACCGTGCTTTTGTGGGTGATAAATTGCCTGAAAAACAATACACTTTTGGTTATCAAATGCAAAGCCTGTTCGTTGGGGCAGGTATTACCATTGCTAACTTTTCGCTTTTCTTGTTCCAAGATTGGTTTGGCGGTGGCGCCGAGGCTGCTGCTAGCGGCTCCAGTATTCCAACTTGGGTGTACTATTCGTTCTTTTTAGGCGCATTCGCCTCTATTGCCACTGTCCTATGGTCGGTCTGGAAAACACCGGAAATACCACCTACAGACGAAGAATTGGCCGAGATCAGGGAATTCAATGAAGGTAAACCACATCCGCTGATTCAGGTTATTAGTGCCTTAGTAGTAGTGCTTTCGGTGCCTGTTTTACTTGGGCTGGGAATCGCATACTTTTGGCCATACCTGAACGAGAATTACAATTTATTGGTTATCATAATGCTGGTGATTGCCTTATTCTGGCTATCCTTTTTATATCGTCTTATCAAGAACAATCCAGACAATAAGAGTATCAAAAAATTTGGCGATCTTCTGGTCCCGCTCATGGAGACCTCCGAAGCCATCAAGGATATGCCCAAGTTCATGTGGAAACTATCTGCGGTCTACTTTTTTCAATGGTATGCCTTGTTCATTTATTGGCAGTTTATTTCTCCAATGCTCAAAGCTTCGCTTCCGGGACTTACTGCGGATGAGGCCTTAGCGCAAGTTGGACTAATGAACGGAACCTACAATTTTGTGACCATGATCGTAGCACTAGCTTTAGTGCCTTTTGCCAAGAAATTTGGTTCCAAAAAAGTATATGTGATCAGTTTATTCTTTACAGGTTTGGCGATGTTGGCGCTGCCTTACATAAAGAACGAATATGTACTTCTCTTACCAATGATTCTATTTGGTATTGGTTGGGCTGCTATGATGGGAATTCCATATGCTATGGTTTCTAAAGTGATCCCTGCGGACCGTCGAGGTGTGTATATGGGAATCGTGAACATGATGATCGTTATTCCAATGCTTATTCAAACCGTATCCTTTGGGCCACTCATTGAATTTGCTTTAGGCAATAGTGCTATTAATGCCATTCTGTTTGCCGGAGTCTTTTTTATTATCGCTGGAGTTTTAGCCATGAGGCTTAAGGTACAGCAAGACTAG
- a CDS encoding sugar MFS transporter codes for MKGLGIKIALLLNYFVFAILLNSVGTVILQVQRNYDITKDAASVLEGFKDLPIAITSFLLASFLPKIGLKRSMIIGLILVAACCCLMPFTDAFWYFKVLFMAIGISFALIKVSVFATIGLVTDDAKQHASFMSVLEAFFMAGILVGNVAFSLFVDDSNPKSQEWYNMYWFLGGLSLLALIVLWFSKLDESAAKIESRSLKEDFYEMFRTIAKPLALVFIVSVFLYVLIEQSFQTWFPTFYKDILSTPSSMAIQAGAVLGGATMIGRFASGAVLARIKWIYVLSVCLITVAAIILLALPLAGTSEVSGDISWTNAPLVVYLMPLLGFFLAPIYPTINSTILSSQPKYMHSSVSGLIVIFSALGGTTGSIITGHVFEAYDGATAFYFALVPVTLILIAIWIFYRMIQKQALTA; via the coding sequence ATGAAAGGACTCGGAATTAAAATAGCCCTACTGCTCAATTACTTTGTATTTGCCATCTTACTCAATAGCGTAGGGACTGTTATTTTACAGGTACAACGCAATTACGATATCACTAAAGATGCCGCTAGCGTATTAGAAGGGTTTAAAGACCTGCCCATTGCCATTACGTCATTTTTATTGGCCTCTTTCTTGCCAAAGATCGGTCTTAAAAGGTCCATGATCATTGGGTTGATCCTGGTTGCAGCCTGTTGCTGTTTAATGCCTTTTACCGATGCATTTTGGTACTTCAAGGTGCTTTTTATGGCCATTGGAATTTCTTTTGCGTTGATCAAGGTCTCGGTATTTGCTACCATTGGATTGGTCACCGACGATGCCAAACAACACGCCAGTTTTATGAGCGTTTTGGAGGCCTTTTTTATGGCCGGAATTCTAGTGGGGAATGTAGCCTTTAGTTTATTTGTGGACGATTCCAATCCGAAGTCACAAGAATGGTACAATATGTATTGGTTCTTAGGCGGATTGTCGCTTTTGGCCTTAATTGTATTGTGGTTCTCAAAACTAGATGAAAGTGCTGCCAAGATAGAATCACGCAGTTTAAAAGAAGATTTCTACGAGATGTTCAGGACCATCGCCAAACCTTTGGCCTTGGTCTTTATAGTGAGCGTTTTCTTGTACGTACTTATAGAACAAAGTTTCCAAACCTGGTTCCCGACCTTTTATAAAGATATTTTAAGCACGCCATCGTCTATGGCAATTCAGGCTGGAGCTGTTTTAGGTGGAGCGACCATGATTGGGCGTTTTGCCTCCGGAGCTGTTTTGGCCAGAATCAAATGGATTTATGTGCTATCGGTTTGTCTAATAACAGTTGCGGCTATCATTTTACTCGCCTTGCCTTTAGCAGGGACTAGTGAAGTTAGTGGCGATATCAGTTGGACCAATGCACCATTGGTAGTATACCTAATGCCATTATTGGGCTTTTTCTTGGCGCCTATCTATCCGACAATAAACTCTACGATATTAAGCTCACAACCCAAGTATATGCACAGCTCCGTTTCTGGTTTGATCGTGATCTTCTCTGCTTTAGGTGGAACCACAGGATCTATTATTACCGGCCATGTTTTTGAGGCCTATGACGGAGCAACTGCGTTCTATTTTGCTTTGGTTCCGGTGACTTTGATCTTAATTGCGATCTGGATCTTTTATCGAATGATCCAAAAGCAGGCATTGACTGCATAA